In the Vulpes vulpes isolate BD-2025 chromosome 12, VulVul3, whole genome shotgun sequence genome, GTAGTGTGTCCTTTTCTGTTTACAGATGTCCCTGGAAGTTAAATCTGAGCGTTTAACAGGCAGCTTGGGGAACGGAGTGTTGTGAAACACGGAGCCTAGACTTTACTCTGGTCGGGTGACTTCGGCTGCAGGGGTTTGCTTGGGTCGGGAAGCTGTGCTGACCAGGGTGCCAGCTAGCCGCCAGGCCTTCTGGGCGAGGGACCTGAAGTGACAAACGTGGCGATTGTGTCCCAGCCCACCTGCACGGTCTTCCCTGCCCCCTAAGCTGTGCTGTGTAAAGGTGGACTTGACCAGCACAGCACGGGGGTGAAGCAGCGTCCCCGGGTCCCACACCTGCCTGGGCTGCCCAGCGCTCTGTGGCTTGCTGCTGCATGAAGTCTTTGTCTCTTCTCCATAGGCGAGAAGGTTTTGGGATTCGCATTCAGTGGGACAAGCAGAGCCGCCCTTCGTTCATAAACAGGTGGAACCCCTGGTCCACCAACGTGCCCTACGCCACGTTCATAGAGCACCCGATGGCCGGTGCGGATGAGAAGACGGCCTCTCTGTGCCAAGTAAGACCGTCGGAGCGGTGCTGCCCAGCTGTGACGGTGACATCCTAGGCCAGGCCTGCCCGCCACGGTTCCCACTTGTGGCTGTGCAGCATTTGAACTGTTCTGCTAAAACCGAGGAAGCAAatgttttaagtttcttttaaaagtcttagTTATCTTGTGTTTAAGTAGCCTCACGGGGCTAGTGGTTCCTGGTCAACGTAGCTCTATAATGTGGCCTCTGGTGGCCATGATGGCCTTGGAGAAGGACCCAGAAGGACTCTGGCCAGCAGTCTGCTGAGCCAGAGAGGACAGTGACATGGGTGGGCCCTGCCTGCCAGCCGTGCCCCTCGACCTGCTTAGGTGGCCTGGCGGGTGGTGGGCAGGATGAAGTTGTCCCCCTGACAGAGTAGCTCAGACCTGCGGAGGGCAAGTCTCTGCAAGGCCATGTCGCCTGTCCCCGTGAGCCAAGGGATAGCCAGCATGTGGCTGGAGAGGCATCTCTCCCAAGGACAGTGGCAAGGCTGACACAGAAatgggtggggtttttttctggtGTCAATGACTGATTGGCaacctgttttctctctctttaagttGGAAAGCTTCAAAGCTATGTTAATCCAAGCTGTCAAAAAAGCCCAGAAAGAGAGTCCCTTGCCAGGACAAGCCAACGGTGTACTGGTTTTGGAGCGTCCCCTCCTCATCGAGACCTACGTGGGATTAATGTCCTTCATTAACAATGAGGCTAAATTGGGTTATTCCATGACCAGAGGCAAAATAGGCTTCTAGCTGCCCCCCACGGGTGGACGTGGGGGCTTGGGCAGCAGACCTGAGGCTGGCTCCAAGGCCCCTGCAGGGTCGGGGCTGTTAACCCTTAGGGAGCACAGTGCAAGTAGAATAGTCAAATGGATTCTATACTTTAGCTGAATCTTGAACATTGGGTAATAGAAGCTACAGACAAAGAGCAAAGTGAGTCTAGCCGTCCTCGTCTTGGCTGGTATTCCATCTTCTAGAGTTTATTTCCGTGTCTTTCCTGGAGCATCTGTGTGTGGCTTCTCGTGGCCCTTCCCCCAGTCCTCTAGCATGTTAATAAATATGTGCTCCCACCGGAACCTCCCTGCTAGCACTTCAACTGTGCAGATGCCTATACCCGGCAGAAGCCTTGAGACCCCGGTGCCTATAGTTGCAAATACATTTCTACTTGGtgtcaaattttatattttgaaatgtaatccatttttttaaagcttactgCAAAACAAGCCAGCAGGCTAGTGAACTAAACCAGTCTGCCTTGTTGGCTCCTTAGTGAATAGTAGCTTTGTGTAAATATGTTTGACCTAAAGTCCTACTTTTCCTAAAATTATAGTGTTCATACCTGTGGCATCTTTCCCGGGCCCAGAAGTTCGCAGGAAGTCGTGTGTAGACAATTCATTGATATGAGAGTTACCTTGATAGTTCTTTGCAAACAATTTGACACCCATGCCTGTTCTAGGTTTGGGTTGCCATAGTCACATTTAAAATGGGGATTGCTCAGTTTGCTTTTTAAGGAAGGGATCTTGTCAGATTCTTGTCTCTCATGCTGCTGACACTCGGCTGGGTCCCCACTGCGCCTGTGCAGACCCGAGGCCGCCCGCCTTGCCCTGAACACGCCCGAGCTGTGGCAGCTCGCAGAGCATGTCCATGGGAACTGCAGCACGCTGCTCGTGCTCCCACCTGTCCTCAGCTTGCTGGCTTGACTGGGAGCGCTTGTTATCAACTGAAGTGCTGGCTCACTGGTTTCTTCCTCCTTATTTACAACTCTGGTGTAGCGTTAGTTGGCATGGATGTGATCCAAATGCAGCAGCCTGCTCAAATTGGAAAGCTGCCTCCACACCACCTGGGTcttgagcatttgcttttggtcTCATAGTAAAGACATTTACAGTTGAACGGATGTCGCTCCTTCCTTGAAGCTGTTAGCTTTGTAAAGCTCCCAATTTGCTGTGCTTGTTCTGGATCCTCGGGGGTCCTGTTCTGGTACAGCTCTCTCACGGTGAAACCCAGACAGTGGTGTGCAAGCTAGCCTGTAGCCAGGATGGCGAACCCAGGTTTGGAATCCTACTTCCTCCACTTCCTCAATCCCAGCTGCTGTCAGAAGCACCCGAAGGTAGAGGTGAATGGGATTTCCCTGGACAGAATGCCAGGGTGGACCCCCTGCAGAGCTGACCTTAACCCAGTGGCCCCCCGGTGGGGCACCACCCTCTCAGCACTCAGGGCTCCTGTCCCCTGCACTCCAGAACATGCCCCAACACCCCATGGGAAACCCAAGCCCGTTCTCCAGGAAACTCCAGGGATGGGGAGCGGAGGCTCCAGAGCAGGACAGGATGTTATCTGAGGGACAAACAGCTGCTGGGGGGCAGTTATTTCCTGTGAATGACCCCAAACCTGAAACAAGAAATCCTTCCCACAACCCAAACCTTCACCAACACAAGCATCAGCCATTTTGTgaattaccaaatatttattttaaataaaaattcgtTTCATACCATACATATTTACAAAAAtgctatagaaaaataaaagcgaGTCCTTTCATCTGGGCCACTAGCTGCAGCAGCTCCCCAGAGAAACCTGGTCCCGACTCGACTCTGCAGCCAGCAGGTGCCAGAGGGTGTTCCCCTCTGGTCACACCCAGGCCTAGATACTTATGGATCCTACGTGTGGTCACCTGGCCGTCCGAAGGTGGTGCCAACCCTCTCCTCAGTCTCCAGGAAACACAGACAGAAGTGATCCTTACTGAGGAGGGCCACTGAATCTCCGTTTAAATGCCAGCACAGAGAAAGCACCTGAAAGTCACCTAGAGAGAGACAGGTGGCCAGAGGGTTAAAGAGTGAGCACAGTCCCAAATCCTGTGGGCAGAGAACAGGCCTGGGGAGCCCCAGCTATAGCCCCAGATGCCCATTCACGGGGGGGGGTCTCCTACACCCAGAAAAGCTGAGCACCTCGGGGCCCTTGCCAGATGTGCATACTAGGGTCTGGCCGTGAGGTTTACCCGAAGATCCTGAGCGAGGCGCTCAGGTGAGCCACAGTGTCCAGGTCTACAGAAATGTGCCAGTGTGCTAGGGCTCTGCCTATGGCGGACCGAGAATATTGTGCTCACCTTCCCCGGGCACCTGCACTGACACACAGCCCGCCGGCGACCACAGGTACACCCTGCTGCCTCCCGTGCAGATGGCCAGCCGGGGCTGCTGCGGGTCCCACTGGAAGGCACGCACTGGGGACAGCTGCTCCAGGACCACGAAGAGTTTCAGCTTTTGTATGTCCCAGATCCACACGGCATTGGGGATGCTGTctgagggagggtggggagacagGGCAGGTCCTGGGTTCCTCACCACCCCCTGCCTGCTTCAGCATCCACACTGGAGAGGACACTAGGGGCAGGCCAAGGGACCCAGGGGCATGGCTGCCACTCTGGCATCTGTACAGGCtggaccccccccaccccagttcatAGGCCACAAGGGCACATTGGATGGTTGTTCTTAAAGcccttaaaaatgtaaacaccCTTCCTGTATAAACCAAACCAGCAGCCATAGTGGTGCCCAGACCCTATTCTCTACTGAACAAAAGAAGAGCCCAGTGGCAGGGGACACTGACACACAGCGGTCAACCTGCTGCTGCTCTGCAGACAAGGCCTGGTCTCCAGAAGCTTCTGTGGGCACAGTGTCACAGTACAAGATGGGAGGACACAACATCCTGGGAAGCCTGTTACCAGGGTCTCTTCCCATACAGTCTGAATGCCTGGGCACTGGAGGAAACAGGACAGGATGTGGGGCTGCAGCCACTGACCGTTTTTTGTCGCCAAGAAGTAGTTGTCTGGACTGAAGGCCAGTGCTCCCACTCCAATTTTTGGGTTTGCTCGGTCAGCAACCGGCTTCAAAGTCTGTAAGGAAACTGGCACCGAGGCGATCTCATCTAGAACGTGGACAGGGGACACTGCAATCTCCACCTCAGGGCAGCACTTGCACTGCTTGACCCATGTGGGCTGCTGCCTGCCCCAATGGGGAAAGCTCACGTTACGTTAACATGTGGGGTGGGGGCTTAACAGGAGTGGGTCCCGCGCTGGGAGCTATGTCACCTGTCAGTGTCCTGAACACACCACCACGGGGTCTACATTGTGGAGAGGCTGTGCACATGAGGCAGAGGTGTGTGGGAAACCATGCCTTCCCCTCAATTTTGGTGTAAACCTAAACTGCTCTACAAAATAGTCTTAAATACCCCACATTATAAAACCAGCAGCAGAAGGTTATAAGAGGATGATGAAGTAGGCAGGTGTGCCTCCCCCTTCAGGGTGCTTACTGGGCCTGAGGGAGTGGGGCACGGCCTGGCCCAGGGGCCGCTCCAACATCTCCTCCATCCTAAAGTTCTGTCCGCTGTACCAATGTGGGAACCAAGGCACAGGtgccctgcccaggccccacAGCTCTGCAGCTCCAGGGCCCCCGTTACTAAcggctcctcctcttcctggctcATCCAAGGGCGTTTTACCATCCATTAAAGAAATTGCCCTCAGAGGACCAGCTGTCAAAAATGAGATTTCCAGTGCTTAGATGCAATCAACAAAACATTTCCCCAGGTCTCCTGATTCATGGGTGGAGGGATGCTGGCTGGAGCTACTACAGGAAAAGCAAAATGTACCTTAAAAATAGAatgtctaggaaaaaaaaaaaaatagaatgtctaggaacacctggatggctcagcggtttagtgcctgcctgtggcccagggcatgatcctggagcccaggatcgagtcccacatcgggctccctgcatggagcctgcttcttcgtctgcttgtgtctctgcctctctctgtgtttctcatgaataaataaattaaaaaaaaaaaaaatagaatgtctgggggcacctgggtggctcagtgggcgaagcatctgccttcagttcagatcatgttccagggtcctgagatagagtcccacatcgggctccctgctcagcagggaatctgcttctccctccccctctgccccccaacttGTGCATGACTACGTgtactttctcaaatatataaactctaaaaaaaaaaaagaaaggtctgaATTCCACCTGAACAAATGGcagtctctcataaaaaaaaaaggagaaaaagtgaaccCCCCGCCTGCTGCTCACATTTGCTCTCGGTGGTGGAGGATGGGCCAGGCGCTGctctgggtggggggaaggcaagGCGGCCCAGGGCTAGCCGTGGATTCTTCTCAGCTTCCTTATACACAACCTGGAACACAGGACAGTCCTGCCACCACCCCGCTCAGGACGGGCAGAAGCAGATGTGATGACGGCACCACAAGGCAGGGGCCCAGCAGCACCCACTCCCTTGTGGGGATTCTCAGCACCCTCAGTGGCTGCCGACTGCAGGTTTATACACAACTAacagacacaggccaagggagcgAGGGGCATCTGTGACTGGCAGCCTGACGGGCCTGTGCCGGAGGAAGTGAAGGAGCCCCCGCCTGCCCTACAGCATTAGAGCGCGCTTGGGCTGCGGGCTAAATGGCTGGCCTGCTCGGTCTTGGCCTCCCAAGACCATTGCTTGGCTCGTCTGTACCTCCCTGGCCTCAGGACCTCTGCCTGAGCCTAACATCCCCAGGtatccctccttcccttcccttcccttcccttcgaCACTGGTACCTGTAGCCCTGCCCCTGCCGACCCTCCTTCCATCTTTACTCATGTTTCTCATCTGTGGTCAAGCTCCCCAAGGCGGAGGTCAGTCTGTGCCCTGCTGAATGGATACACAtgcctgcctcaggacctttgcacttccTGTTCCTGTTGCCTGAACTGCTCCTCCCTCAGATCCTGTATCACTTCTTCCCGGTGTCTGACCCTGTAACCCCTCAGCAAGCTGCCTGTCCCTGCCTGCCCCAGGGACACCCACCTCCACTTCTCTAGCCTGGTCCCCCAGCTCCAGATGCTCAGTGCTTGCAAGTGGGAGGTACTGGGGGTAGTGGGGGAGAACAGGGCAAGGACACCATTCCAGTCCTTTGTGAACGTGGACAGGAAGACAGGGAGAGCACTGGTGGCATCTGATGCGTGAACTGTGGTAACGACAGAAGTTTCTGGTGATGAAAGTACCTACATCACAATCAATAACGTGATGTAAAGAGCAGTATTcttctgcctcccttccccaaaTACTGCTCAAAAGGAAACATGCGTTCCAGACTTACTATTTTGGGATTATTGACGGTTGCTGGATGCCCAAACTCTGTGATCATTTTCCAAGTCACGTGATTAAGAATGCGCACCtgaggggggaaggggagcatGAGGGCCTGGCCTGCGCTGTGCCCTGGGTGTCATGGAGGACACCACCCTGTCCTCACCTTCCCGTCGTAGCTTCCAACCGCCAGGAATTGACTGCTGGGGCTCCAGGCCACTGACTTGACACCCAGGGACCACTCATAGGCACAGTACGCAGACAGGAGCCGGCCATCCAAGGAGTAAAGCAGGACCTTGTACTGCAGGAGACACTGTGGTTGGTGAGACGCACACCGGTCCCACATGGGAAGCATATAGGCACCTGGCGGGTGGAGGGACCCTCGGAGAACAAGCAGGAAGTGGGGAGGACAGTGCCGCAGGACAGGCCCTCCCACAGGGGTGACCTATGGACCTTGGCCACAAACGGAAGGACTTTCTGGTCAAAGGGCTGCTGCTCAGCATCAGAGCCCAGGAAACTAACCAAGCCGCCACATTTGGAAAGCATCCGGTAAACACAGGTGGATGCGCTTAACACACCAGGGACCTACCTGGCTACTTTGCATACCTCCAGACAGGTGTCCCACACTGCCAGCACACAGCCGTTGGGGGCCCACTCAATCCCTGCGAGGTCCTGGGTCTCCGTATCAAAATGCTTCCGAAGGCAAGAGGGAGAAACAAATTCAACTGGAAAGTGTTTCCTTAAACAGATTCACAATTTatgattgatatttttaatacattagtatttcatttacttatataGAAATGGGCAAAAATATTACAGCTCTGTCCCCTGCCATTAAAATCCTGCCTGAGCACTGAGGAGGTCTCAGGCTGGCCGCCAGTGGCTGCAACCTCCCCGGCAGGACAGAGCCCAGCAAGGCCCAGCACCACTGGCCACacgtgcccctctctctccctccccctgcctggctCAGCCTCACTCCTGTAAGGCCAACTCAGGCAAGATCCTGCCAGGACACCCCATGCTTAGTTGGGGAGGCCTCCTTGGTGCTCTGAGGAAACGGGCATTCCCATTCTGGAGGCTTCTCTGCCTCCAACCTCCTGTAGATAGAAGCCTGGCCAGGGCAGGGCTCTGTGCCCTGGGCTCCAAGGCACCCTGGCATCTTGCCCAGAgcaggccctcctcctcctcctcatacAGTGGTATGGTATGACCTCAGGAAAGTGGCTCACGATGATGCCTGTCACCTCCCCTGCATGCCAGGTGGGCTGCGAAGCTGCacacagcccctgccctctgGCGTGAGGACAGCTTGGTGCTGCATGCTCTCCTGACAGTGTCCTGGAGCAGCTGGGAACCCGTGTTGGCCACCCCACCTGCAGGATCAAGCGCCTCCTACCCGCAGGAGCTGCCAGTCGCTGCAGACAAAGACGCTCACGTGATCCTTGCAGTCGCGCCGCTCCGCCAGCGCCATGTAGCGGCCGTCCCGGGTGAAGGTGATCCCTGTGAGAGAAGGGCCTGCTGTCCAGGGCCGAGGAAGGGGAATCACACTTGCAGAGGATGTGGGAAGGGATGGGTGCACGCGGCCCACAGCGGAGCCACGGAGCCATGACTGTGGTCTTGGCTCTACAGCCTGGGCTGCTCCATACatgccccaggcccccagctggCGAGATGTGTGCAGGAAAACCAGGGGCACCGGAGCCCCAAAGAGCCACAGAATGTTACTGGAAATACAGCTTTGACCTCAAATGACCCCTGACAGGTTGTCACACGCCTAGAAAACAAAGCATAGGGAACTCCACTGGCTTTAAGTCAGCTGGTCGTtacacttatttttacttttgaatgAAAGTACTTACTTGGAAGAAGTAAATTTAAAGTAAGAATCTGGAAATAATCTTTGGGAGAAAATGCTCAGCTATATTTTCCAGACCTGTTTGGGCTCAAAAAGCCCCAGGCCACAGCTCACACTTCGTGAGCCAGAAGAACACACAGATACCTGTTGTTTCCACTCAAGAAATGTGTATGCTGTCTGGAGAGACACTCATACTCAggttataaagataaaaaatgaatgtgCGATCACATTTCATTCAAATTCAAGTCGCAAacttaataacagaaaaaaatggaagaaatattcaAATTACGTAAGGCTTCCTTCTGCTTATTGAATGACAGACACGTGACTGCACATTCAGGGTCGGGTGTCCACTGGGCACTCCGGGCAGCCCCCCGGAGTCACACAGTGGTAGGCCCAGTGTGTGGCACCTCCCCCAGGCTCAGAAAGCACGGGGCTGGTGACAGGAGGCCTAGTGGCCTGAAGTTCAgattggggaggggaggggggcgcggaGGTCTCAGGAGAGGCATGAATGGTGGGGCCTGGCCCCAGTCCTACGACATGGGGATGGGGACCACACATATAGCCTGCTTCTTTGAGGCCCTTTGACCCACTGAGATTTTGCCTCATCCTCTAGAGACACACGTGGGAATCACAGAGAAGCATCAGCAGGCACGGGTGCAGAGAGACAAGCCAGTGCTGCGCTGAGACGCTGCCCATAAACCCTCAGGGATGGAACAGGGCACCCCCTCCCTGAATCTCTGAACCCAAACTACACAGACATGGCTTTCAGATCAGCTTCGGCCGACTCACCCTGCTGACAGGCCTTAGGATATTTGATGTAGGACACAGATTTTGTGCACAAGGACCAGACAGTTATCCGCAGCTGttgagagaaaggggaaagaacacAGGGAAGATGCAGCAGGTTCCGAAAGACTGCCTGAGGTCACCAGCAGCCCGAGTGTGCGGTTTACTGCAGAATCAAAAACAGTAGTAGCTCCAGGGCTGTTTTCTTCTGACAGTTTACTGTGGCTAAATCTCATGTTCTTggtatttgcttttcattttgtgacCATTATGTGAGCGACACAAGGTCAAACATAAGGGCATTTTAGTTTGAAATTTCAAAGTAACAGTTTTCCTTTTGTAACAGACCTGCGGAAGCCGTGTAGTCCAGGAAACATGTTCACGTGGGAATGCTGTCCAGGACTATGGGTGTCCCCAGGACTGAGTGAGGTTGCCTGGTTCCTCCTGTGCCTCAGCAGACTTATGAGCAGGAGGTGGCAGGACAGGACTGCCTGCACGGTGGCTGTGCCACATGGGGCTTCTGGGGTGACCACTGTGTGGCATCAGCCGCCTGTCCTCTCCTGTCCCTGAGTGCCTGACGGGGTGGACACGGACACGTGTCCCCAGAAAAAGACCTCAGAGGGGACGTAGGCCTCTGTGTCACAACATTCAAGTGTTCAAACACTCGTCTATACTTGCATCTAATACTGAGCTTCTATAACCCTCTAGATCCTTTCATAGTTGAAAAGTGAATAGAATAGCCACAATTTCTTTACCCCAATTCCTAGTTTTGTTTCTGAGAACTGTCTCCATGCCATTGCCATTGGCCAACATGGAAGTTCACTACCTGGAGCGTCCAGCAGCTGACTCTGAACACAGACAAAGCTGGAAAGTTCACATGGGCTTGGGCACAGTAACCAGAGAACGTGCTATACGCACAAAGCCAGGCtaacagatcaatagaacaagaGTCCAGACACAGACCTGCACACATGACAACTGCTGACAGAAGTGCAACTGGGGAAGACAAAGATTCAAAATAGGTCCTGGATCTAAACGTAGGCACCAAACCATGacactcctagaagaaaacagagtaaaCTCTTTTTTGATcttgggttgggggggggggcggatttCTTTAGATGCTAAAcgcagaaaacataaaagaaaaaagatggatgTTAGATTCCATCAAAATGAAACACTTCTGCTCTTTTAAAGAAGCTTAAGGAAACGAGAAAGCAAGCCACAGAGCAGAAGAAAACACCTGCCAAACACCACCTAACAGAGGACCTGCGTCCACAGAGTATCACCAGAAGCTTCACAACTGAGTGACATGACAAACAACCTGATAAAGATTCAACAGATATGGACAAGTCATACAAAAACAAGTGCCTGAAGGATGTTTAATGTCATCAGTcataaggaaaacacaaaa is a window encoding:
- the WRAP73 gene encoding WD repeat-containing protein WRAP73 isoform X1 → MPATLARACAPRSVMVWCLRLDPGPILNLCLPQLHFCQQLSCVQLRITVWSLCTKSVSYIKYPKACQQGITFTRDGRYMALAERRDCKDHVSVFVCSDWQLLRHFDTETQDLAGIEWAPNGCVLAVWDTCLEYKVLLYSLDGRLLSAYCAYEWSLGVKSVAWSPSSQFLAVGSYDGKVRILNHVTWKMITEFGHPATVNNPKIVVYKEAEKNPRLALGRLAFPPPRAAPGPSSTTESKYEIASVPVSLQTLKPVADRANPKIGVGALAFSPDNYFLATKNDSIPNAVWIWDIQKLKLFVVLEQLSPVRAFQWDPQQPRLAICTGGSRVYLWSPAGCVSVQVPGEGDFQVLSLCWHLNGDSVALLSKDHFCLCFLETEERVGTTFGRPGDHT
- the WRAP73 gene encoding WD repeat-containing protein WRAP73 isoform X2, whose product is MNFSEVFKLSNLLCKFSPDGKYLASCVQYRLVVRDVNTLQILQLYTCLDQIQHIEWSADSLFILCAMYKRGLVQVWSLEQPEWHCRIDEGSAGLVASCWSPDGRHILNTTEFHLRITVWSLCTKSVSYIKYPKACQQGITFTRDGRYMALAERRDCKDHVSVFVCSDWQLLRHFDTETQDLAGIEWAPNGCVLAVWDTCLEYKVLLYSLDGRLLSAYCAYEWSLGVKSVAWSPSSQFLAVGSYDGKVRILNHVTWKMITEFGHPATVNNPKIVVYKEAEKNPRLALGRLAFPPPRAAPGPSSTTESKYEIASVPVSLQTLKPVADRANPKIGVGALAFSPDNYFLATKNDSIPNAVWIWDIQKLKLFVVLEQLSPVRAFQWDPQQPRLAICTGGSRVYLWSPAGCVSVQVPGEGDFQVLSLCWHLNGDSVALLSKDHFCLCFLETEERVGTTFGRPGDHT